In Candidatus Margulisiibacteriota bacterium, a single window of DNA contains:
- a CDS encoding serine dehydratase beta chain: MKEPISLSIFELFKIGPGPSSSHTIAPMRAAADFVKSIQELPKEAASSVDKLEVHLFGSLSATGKGHATDFAATAGLIGQAPDTCDPDIIEKLRKAGDKTYAMKIGQSQVNFTPKDIIFDAVEHSFPFQNTLVFKLLSKGKPVFEKEYYSTGGGFIKWKGQPHAGGAGPVHKYSNMKEFIALCEEKKKGLAAVMLENEQAVAGLNKEEIEKKLDTIIDVMLDSVERGLKSEGVLDGPIGLQKKAKSLYGRHNAPEHLPGRFIALLSSYAIAAAEENASYHKVVTAPTLGSAGVIPAALYAAHYHFKVPRKKIREAMLAAALIGFICKQNASLAGAEVGCQGEIGVATAMAAALAA; this comes from the coding sequence ATGAAAGAACCGATAAGCCTCTCTATTTTTGAACTGTTCAAGATAGGCCCCGGCCCGTCCAGTTCGCACACGATAGCCCCGATGAGGGCGGCTGCGGACTTTGTAAAAAGCATCCAGGAACTGCCTAAAGAAGCAGCATCCTCGGTCGATAAGCTTGAGGTCCATCTGTTCGGCTCTTTAAGCGCCACGGGAAAGGGGCATGCCACCGATTTTGCTGCGACCGCGGGCCTTATAGGGCAGGCTCCGGATACCTGCGACCCGGATATAATAGAAAAACTCAGAAAAGCCGGGGACAAGACCTATGCCATGAAAATAGGGCAGTCCCAGGTTAACTTTACTCCAAAAGACATCATTTTTGACGCGGTAGAACATTCTTTTCCTTTCCAGAACACGCTTGTTTTTAAACTCCTTTCAAAAGGAAAGCCGGTCTTTGAAAAAGAGTATTATTCAACAGGCGGCGGCTTTATCAAATGGAAGGGGCAGCCGCATGCAGGAGGCGCCGGTCCCGTCCACAAATACTCCAATATGAAGGAATTCATTGCCCTTTGCGAGGAGAAAAAAAAGGGCCTTGCCGCCGTAATGCTCGAGAACGAGCAGGCTGTAGCGGGGTTGAATAAGGAAGAGATAGAAAAGAAGCTGGATACCATTATCGATGTAATGCTTGACAGCGTTGAACGGGGCTTAAAGAGCGAGGGTGTGCTTGACGGGCCGATAGGGCTTCAAAAAAAAGCAAAATCGCTTTATGGCCGGCATAATGCTCCGGAGCATCTTCCCGGCAGGTTCATAGCCCTGTTAAGCTCATATGCAATAGCGGCGGCTGAAGAGAATGCTTCTTACCACAAAGTTGTGACGGCTCCCACTCTTGGTTCGGCAGGAGTGATACCTGCGGCGCTTTACGCTGCACACTATCATTTTAAAGTGCCTAGGAAAAAGATAAGAGAGGCCATGCTGGCGGCGGCTCTCATAGGTTTTATCTGCAAGCAGAACGCCAGTCTTGCAGGTGCCGAGGTGGGCTGCCAGGGAGAGATAGGGGTTGCAACTGCCATGGCGGCCGCTCTTGCCGCCT